In one Nostoc sp. KVJ3 genomic region, the following are encoded:
- a CDS encoding Uma2 family endonuclease produces the protein MTLSIQPTTVINVEEFLKLPETKPASEYFNGQIYQKPMPQGEHSTLQIELASAINQVAKQQKLAYAFPELRCTFEGRSIVPDIAVFEWQRIPLLPNGKITNKFEIPPDWIIEILSPEQSPNRVISKITFSIQNGAKLGWLLDSVDESIMIFEPNKLPELKENQDILPVLSVLENWQLTVGDVFSWLNFV, from the coding sequence ATGACATTATCTATTCAGCCAACCACAGTAATAAATGTAGAAGAGTTCTTAAAACTACCAGAAACAAAACCAGCAAGCGAGTATTTTAACGGGCAAATATACCAAAAACCTATGCCACAAGGAGAACACAGTACTTTACAAATTGAATTAGCTTCTGCCATAAATCAAGTTGCAAAACAACAAAAATTAGCTTATGCCTTTCCTGAATTACGCTGTACATTTGAAGGTCGCTCAATAGTACCAGATATTGCAGTTTTTGAATGGCAAAGAATTCCATTGCTTCCTAATGGAAAAATTACAAATAAATTTGAGATTCCTCCAGATTGGATAATCGAAATTCTCTCACCGGAACAATCACCTAACCGAGTTATTAGCAAAATTACTTTTTCTATTCAAAATGGAGCAAAGCTAGGTTGGTTGCTTGATTCTGTTGATGAGTCAATCATGATTTTTGAACCAAATAAATTACCAGAATTAAAAGAAAATCAAGATATCTTACCTGTTTTGAGTGTTTTGGAAAATTGGCAATTAACAGTTGGAGACGTATTTAGTTGGTTGAATTTTGTTTGA
- a CDS encoding Fur family transcriptional regulator — protein sequence MRAIRTRSQERIFNLLKTIKKGISAQDIYVELRNTNQSMGLATVYRSLEALKLEGMVQVRNLANGEALYSLAQQDKHHLTCLQCGVSIPIHQCPVHDLEDQLESSHKFKVFYHTLEFFGLCSQCQVNQTNEIGQ from the coding sequence ATGAGAGCCATACGCACCCGCAGTCAAGAGCGTATTTTCAACCTACTGAAAACCATCAAAAAAGGCATTTCCGCCCAGGATATTTACGTAGAACTACGTAACACTAATCAGAGTATGGGTTTAGCAACAGTTTACCGCTCTTTAGAAGCCTTAAAACTCGAAGGCATGGTACAAGTGCGGAATTTGGCTAACGGTGAAGCCCTCTACAGCCTAGCCCAGCAAGATAAACATCACCTTACTTGCTTGCAATGCGGTGTCTCAATTCCGATTCATCAATGCCCCGTCCATGACTTAGAAGACCAGTTAGAATCCAGCCATAAGTTTAAAGTTTTTTACCACACCCTGGAGTTTTTTGGGTTGTGCAGCCAATGCCAGGTAAATCAAACTAATGAGATTGGTCAATAG
- the purS gene encoding phosphoribosylformylglycinamidine synthase subunit PurS: MQTKYLAKIFVTLRPSVLDPAGVAVQSGLQQLGYDNVEQVRIGKYIELTITSTEEKKARQDLDRICDQMLSNPVIENYRFELIEVETQTGVF, from the coding sequence GTGCAAACCAAGTATCTAGCCAAAATTTTTGTTACGCTTCGTCCTTCAGTCTTAGACCCTGCTGGTGTGGCTGTACAATCCGGTCTTCAGCAACTGGGATACGATAACGTTGAACAGGTGCGGATTGGCAAGTACATTGAACTCACCATCACCTCGACTGAGGAGAAGAAGGCTCGTCAAGACCTCGATCGCATTTGTGACCAAATGCTATCAAATCCCGTAATTGAAAATTACCGCTTTGAATTAATTGAGGTCGAAACTCAAACTGGGGTATTTTAG
- a CDS encoding SPFH domain-containing protein has translation MEQFFLLVFLALGGSAVAGSVKVVNQGNEALVERLGSYNKKLEPGLNFVIPFLDRIVYKETIREKVLDIPPQQCITRDNVGIEVDAVFYWRIVDMEKAWYKVENLQSAMINMVLTQIRAEMGQLELDQTFTARSHISELLLRDLDVATDPWGVKVTRVELRDIIPSQAVRESMELQMSAERRKRAAILTSEGDREAAVNSARGKADAQILDAEARQKSVILQAEAEQKAIVLKAQAERQQQVLKAQAIAESAEIIAQKLQTNPNANKAVEVLFALGYLDMGATIGRSDSSKVLFIDPRTIPAAFEGMRSVISNGQVDSNELFSKQIPGLENNRPIL, from the coding sequence ATGGAACAGTTTTTTTTACTTGTATTTTTAGCCCTTGGTGGTTCTGCCGTAGCGGGATCTGTGAAAGTCGTCAATCAGGGTAATGAAGCTTTGGTGGAAAGATTGGGTAGTTATAACAAAAAACTGGAACCAGGACTAAACTTTGTTATTCCTTTCCTAGATAGAATTGTCTACAAAGAAACTATCCGCGAAAAAGTCTTAGATATTCCTCCACAACAGTGCATCACCCGCGACAATGTTGGCATTGAGGTAGATGCAGTGTTTTATTGGCGCATCGTGGATATGGAAAAAGCCTGGTACAAGGTAGAAAATCTCCAGTCGGCAATGATAAATATGGTGCTGACTCAAATTCGCGCTGAAATGGGGCAACTGGAGTTAGATCAAACCTTTACTGCTCGTTCCCACATCAGTGAACTTTTGTTACGAGATTTAGACGTTGCTACCGATCCTTGGGGTGTAAAAGTGACACGGGTAGAACTGCGAGATATTATTCCGTCTCAGGCGGTGCGTGAATCGATGGAATTGCAAATGTCAGCAGAACGACGCAAAAGGGCAGCAATTTTAACTTCAGAGGGCGATCGCGAAGCTGCTGTCAATAGCGCTAGAGGTAAAGCTGACGCGCAAATTCTGGATGCTGAAGCCCGTCAAAAATCGGTAATTTTACAAGCGGAAGCGGAACAAAAGGCAATCGTTTTGAAGGCTCAAGCCGAACGTCAGCAGCAGGTTTTGAAAGCCCAAGCGATCGCAGAATCAGCAGAAATTATTGCCCAAAAACTCCAGACTAATCCCAATGCTAATAAAGCGGTGGAAGTCCTGTTTGCCTTGGGCTATCTGGATATGGGTGCGACAATTGGTAGAAGCGATAGCAGCAAGGTTTTGTTTATAGATCCGCGCACTATTCCTGCTGCTTTTGAAGGTATGCGTTCCGTTATCTCAAATGGTCAGGTTGATTCTAACGAATTGTTTTCTAAGCAAATACCAGGGTTAGAAAATAACCGCCCTATTTTGTAG
- a CDS encoding NACHT domain-containing protein, whose product MIINPEQVISAISAIANPLIKEKIRRNETVIKLLQKFNLDPEHPPADFSGVYAYTLVEYGVGKPKPVLELFRQEAIKQAFRKAFDHNNPSILLSEVDSWLDAYSLGDDIKSLGVDIRREIAAFYIVFAEVAKRTRNPADTLMSQQIGSLQKRIVNIQELLDRLPTLEGIRIEMARLAAQNSPALLEAETSTENQCRAIALAQQMRGWFETLGYRFEKYEIWGDSYFEWIINVPTRRNRYDRILIRGVEGEVGLKDVAVLRSSVEQQRTDEGWLVTARRIARAARNEVEKEENRHLGCYTFDELIDQDADFTDYLDWLEAEITRRQIDTKYVPLACTKEEIDPDTKQRIGISHYSDRDGWIDGYIDMWLDDPAKEHISILGEFGTGKTWFAFHYAWVALQRYRDAQKRGVERPRLPLVITLRDFAKAINVENVLAGFFFTQHNIRLTSEVFDQLNGMGKLLLIFDGFDEMAAKVDRQQMINNFWELAKVVVPGAKVVLTCRTEHFPEAKEGRALLNAELQASTKQLTGETPQFEVLELEKFNDEQIRLVLSHQTETATVEQVMGNPQLLDLARRPVMTELILEALPDIEAGKPVDMSRVYLYAVRRKMERDIKSDRTFTSLAEKLYFLCELSWEMLSTDEMSLNYRLFPDRIRRLFGSVVQEEKDLDHWHYDMMGQTMLIRNADGDYTPAHRSLLEFFVAYKFAAELGALSSDFTELAQAHSGLDRSLTSVDYNWSGYFSRQLDDANTFGRALPIAPLKAFTSESFENLRETFGKAPLTKAVMDLVLPMINVDAQAYIINLIEATRGKTEDEVGYIGGNAATLAVKLDRAALEGRNLSQVVVKGADFSDASLRHTHFIGANLTESVFPKVFGAVFSVAYSPNGELFAVADGNCEISIWLAGNDQQILKCKGHNNWTRSVVFSPDAQILASASYDHTARLWDTATGVCIKILEEHSDRVNSVAFSPDGKILASGSRDRTIKLWNTTTGECLKTLENISSIHSVVFSPDGKTIATGGKDKTVKTWDIFTGKWLKNFEGHTDSIMSVIFDLDGSTLISGSRDKTIKMWDIATGECLKTFEGHTDTVRSLITNTECQILASSSNDKTVKLWNLKTGECLNNLQEHTSWITSIAISPDGTNLISGSDDQTVRKWNINTGKCLNILRGSTSCVLSVAISPNGKNLASCSEDTTVKLWNITTGKCLKTLQGHRSRVNSVAISPDGSILASSSYDRTIKLWNISTGKCLKTLFVHTEGVNSVAFAPDGITLISGSGDDKINIWDVSTGNCIKTLQGHTDWVWFVVISPDNKILVSSSYDKTMRLWDVHTGECLNIIQGHSLMVTALAISPDNRIIASASGDKTVKLWNIHNGECLKTLHGHMDWVNAVAFSPDGKFLSSASNDAQIIIWDIHTGECIRTLSGHSSWVNTVIFSPDGQTIVSGGRDETIKFWDFQSGKCLTTLDNRLYASMNITGVKGLTSAEIATLKALGAVEDGE is encoded by the coding sequence ATGATAATTAACCCAGAACAGGTAATCAGCGCTATTAGTGCGATCGCTAATCCTTTAATTAAGGAAAAAATTCGGCGCAATGAGACTGTAATTAAATTACTTCAGAAGTTTAACCTCGATCCAGAGCATCCACCAGCAGATTTTAGTGGGGTTTATGCATACACACTGGTAGAGTATGGTGTTGGGAAACCTAAGCCTGTTTTAGAACTTTTTCGCCAAGAAGCAATAAAACAGGCTTTCCGCAAAGCATTTGACCATAACAACCCCTCAATTTTGCTTTCTGAGGTTGATTCTTGGCTTGATGCATACTCATTGGGTGATGACATTAAAAGTTTGGGAGTTGACATTAGACGCGAAATTGCTGCGTTTTATATTGTTTTTGCGGAAGTTGCTAAACGTACTCGCAACCCAGCAGATACACTGATGAGTCAACAAATTGGCTCTTTACAAAAACGCATTGTAAATATCCAAGAACTACTTGACAGGTTGCCGACGCTGGAAGGTATTCGTATAGAGATGGCGCGGTTGGCTGCACAGAATTCTCCTGCACTGCTGGAGGCTGAAACATCTACCGAAAACCAATGTCGAGCGATCGCCTTGGCTCAACAAATGCGCGGTTGGTTTGAAACCTTGGGCTACCGCTTTGAAAAGTATGAAATTTGGGGCGATTCATATTTTGAGTGGATTATCAATGTTCCCACACGGCGTAACCGATATGACCGCATCCTAATCCGGGGAGTTGAGGGCGAAGTGGGACTCAAGGATGTAGCAGTTTTGCGTTCTTCTGTGGAACAGCAGAGAACTGATGAAGGTTGGTTAGTAACAGCAAGAAGGATTGCACGCGCGGCGCGAAATGAGGTAGAAAAGGAGGAAAATCGCCACTTAGGTTGTTACACCTTTGACGAACTCATTGATCAAGATGCTGATTTTACCGATTATCTTGATTGGTTGGAAGCAGAAATTACCCGGCGGCAAATAGATACAAAATACGTGCCTTTAGCTTGCACAAAAGAGGAAATTGACCCCGATACTAAACAGCGTATCGGCATCAGTCATTATAGCGATCGCGATGGTTGGATTGATGGTTATATTGATATGTGGTTGGACGATCCTGCCAAAGAGCATATTTCTATACTAGGAGAATTTGGTACGGGAAAAACTTGGTTTGCTTTCCACTATGCTTGGGTGGCATTGCAACGTTACCGAGATGCTCAAAAGCGCGGTGTTGAGCGTCCTCGTTTGCCTTTGGTAATTACGCTACGAGATTTTGCCAAAGCAATAAATGTCGAGAACGTTTTAGCCGGGTTCTTTTTTACACAACATAATATCCGTTTAACGAGCGAAGTATTTGACCAGTTAAACGGTATGGGTAAATTGCTGCTAATTTTTGATGGTTTTGACGAAATGGCAGCAAAAGTTGACCGTCAGCAGATGATTAATAACTTTTGGGAACTGGCGAAAGTGGTGGTTCCTGGTGCCAAGGTTGTGCTGACTTGTCGCACCGAACATTTTCCCGAAGCCAAGGAAGGACGCGCCCTACTCAATGCCGAGTTACAAGCTTCTACCAAGCAACTGACAGGAGAAACACCGCAGTTTGAAGTGCTGGAACTGGAGAAATTTAACGACGAGCAAATTCGGCTGGTGTTGTCGCATCAAACGGAAACTGCAACGGTTGAGCAAGTAATGGGAAATCCGCAATTATTGGATTTAGCCCGTCGTCCGGTGATGACAGAGTTAATTTTGGAAGCTTTGCCAGATATTGAGGCGGGTAAACCTGTGGATATGTCGCGGGTTTACTTGTACGCGGTGCGGCGGAAAATGGAACGGGATATTAAGAGCGATCGCACCTTTACTTCTTTGGCAGAAAAGTTATACTTTTTGTGCGAACTTTCTTGGGAAATGCTGTCTACAGACGAAATGAGCCTCAATTATCGGCTTTTTCCTGACAGAATTCGGCGGTTATTTGGTTCTGTGGTGCAAGAAGAGAAGGATTTAGACCACTGGCATTACGACATGATGGGGCAAACAATGCTCATCCGCAATGCTGACGGTGATTATACTCCAGCGCATCGGTCTTTGTTAGAGTTTTTTGTCGCGTATAAATTTGCAGCCGAGTTGGGAGCGTTATCTAGCGATTTTACTGAATTAGCCCAAGCACACTCAGGTTTGGATAGAAGTCTAACATCTGTTGACTATAATTGGTCTGGTTATTTTTCACGTCAATTAGATGATGCGAATACCTTCGGTAGGGCTTTGCCCATCGCACCACTAAAAGCATTTACAAGTGAGTCTTTTGAGAACTTGAGGGAGACTTTTGGCAAAGCACCTTTAACAAAAGCGGTAATGGATTTGGTTTTACCGATGATTAATGTAGATGCTCAAGCTTACATTATTAATCTGATTGAGGCGACGCGGGGAAAAACTGAAGATGAGGTAGGTTATATTGGCGGGAATGCGGCGACGCTGGCGGTGAAGTTAGATAGAGCGGCTTTGGAGGGGAGAAATTTAAGCCAAGTGGTAGTTAAGGGAGCAGATTTTTCCGATGCAAGCTTACGCCACACTCATTTTATAGGAGCCAACCTAACCGAATCAGTTTTCCCAAAGGTCTTCGGTGCAGTTTTTTCAGTTGCATATAGTCCTAATGGTGAGCTATTTGCAGTAGCTGACGGCAATTGTGAAATTAGTATATGGCTCGCTGGAAACGATCAGCAAATTTTGAAATGTAAAGGGCATAATAACTGGACACGCTCAGTAGTCTTTAGTCCTGATGCTCAAATTTTGGCAAGTGCTAGCTATGACCATACTGCAAGGCTGTGGGATACTGCCACTGGAGTATGTATAAAAATTCTAGAAGAACATAGCGATAGGGTAAATTCGGTAGCATTTAGTCCAGACGGTAAAATATTAGCAAGTGGAAGTCGAGATAGAACGATAAAGCTTTGGAATACTACCACTGGAGAATGTCTGAAAACTTTAGAAAATATAAGCAGTATACATTCAGTAGTTTTCAGCCCTGACGGTAAAACTATTGCAACTGGAGGAAAAGATAAAACTGTCAAAACATGGGATATTTTTACTGGCAAATGGTTAAAAAACTTTGAAGGACATACCGATTCCATAATGTCGGTTATCTTTGATTTAGATGGTTCAACTCTAATAAGTGGTAGTAGAGATAAAACGATAAAAATGTGGGATATTGCCACTGGAGAATGCTTAAAAACCTTTGAAGGACATACGGATACGGTACGTTCACTTATTACTAACACTGAATGTCAGATATTGGCAAGTAGCAGTAATGATAAAACTGTGAAGCTATGGAATTTGAAAACAGGAGAATGCTTAAATAATTTACAAGAACATACTAGTTGGATAACCTCAATAGCCATTAGTCCTGATGGCACGAATTTAATTAGCGGTAGTGATGATCAAACTGTCAGAAAATGGAACATCAATACCGGAAAGTGTTTGAATATTTTGCGGGGTTCTACCAGTTGTGTACTTTCAGTTGCTATTAGTCCTAATGGTAAAAATTTAGCCAGTTGCAGTGAGGACACAACCGTAAAACTGTGGAATATCACTACAGGAAAATGCTTGAAAACTTTGCAAGGACATAGAAGTAGAGTCAATTCAGTTGCGATTAGCCCTGATGGTAGTATTTTAGCCAGTAGTAGTTATGACCGAACAATTAAGTTATGGAATATCAGTACTGGAAAATGTTTGAAAACTCTATTTGTTCATACTGAAGGAGTCAATTCAGTAGCTTTTGCTCCTGATGGTATAACCCTCATAAGTGGTAGTGGTGATGACAAAATCAATATATGGGATGTTAGTACAGGAAATTGCATTAAAACTTTGCAAGGGCATACCGACTGGGTATGGTTTGTAGTAATCAGTCCTGATAATAAAATCTTAGTCAGTAGCAGTTATGATAAAACTATGAGATTATGGGATGTCCATACTGGAGAATGCTTAAATATAATCCAAGGTCATAGTTTGATGGTAACTGCATTGGCAATCAGTCCCGATAATCGCATAATTGCTAGTGCAAGTGGTGATAAAACGGTAAAGCTTTGGAATATCCATAATGGCGAATGCTTAAAAACTTTGCATGGACACATGGATTGGGTAAATGCAGTAGCATTTAGTCCAGATGGTAAATTTTTAAGCAGTGCTAGCAATGATGCACAAATAATCATTTGGGATATCCATACTGGCGAATGTATTAGAACTTTGTCGGGACACAGTAGTTGGGTAAATACTGTTATTTTTAGCCCTGATGGTCAAACTATAGTCAGTGGCGGTAGAGATGAAACAATTAAGTTTTGGGATTTTCAGTCTGGTAAGTGTCTAACAACACTAGACAATAGACTTTATGCAAGTATGAACATCACAGGCGTTAAAGGTTTAACCTCAGCAGAAATCGCCACACTCAAAGCATTAGGCGCAGTGGAAGATGGGGAATAA
- the purQ gene encoding phosphoribosylformylglycinamidine synthase subunit PurQ, producing the protein MTKFGVVVFPGSNCDRDVAYVTRDLLLQPTRMVWHQETDIADLDVVIIPGGFSYGDYLRCGAIARFSPVIQQVVEHAQKGKFVLGICNGFQVLTEAGLLPGVLTRNRDLHFICDRVPLKVERTNLLWTQAYTSSEVITLPIAHGEGRFYADEATLTEIEDNGQVVFRYEGENPNGSLNNIAGICNRQGNVLGMMPHPERASDAILGNSDGLRLFQGLLEKVAALA; encoded by the coding sequence ATGACTAAATTCGGTGTTGTTGTTTTTCCCGGTTCTAATTGCGATCGCGATGTTGCTTATGTAACCAGAGATTTGCTTTTACAACCAACTCGCATGGTTTGGCATCAAGAAACAGACATTGCTGATTTGGATGTCGTGATTATCCCTGGTGGCTTTAGTTACGGAGATTATCTGCGCTGCGGTGCGATCGCACGTTTTTCACCCGTGATCCAACAGGTTGTAGAACACGCCCAAAAAGGTAAGTTTGTCCTCGGTATTTGTAATGGTTTTCAGGTATTAACTGAAGCTGGACTTTTGCCGGGGGTATTAACCAGAAATCGGGATTTGCATTTTATTTGCGATCGCGTCCCCTTGAAAGTTGAGCGTACCAATCTCTTATGGACGCAAGCTTATACCAGTAGTGAAGTTATCACTTTGCCCATTGCTCACGGAGAGGGGCGATTCTATGCTGATGAAGCTACTCTCACAGAAATTGAAGATAACGGGCAAGTCGTGTTTCGTTATGAAGGGGAGAATCCTAACGGTTCACTGAACAATATTGCTGGGATTTGTAATCGTCAGGGCAATGTGTTGGGGATGATGCCGCATCCAGAAAGGGCATCTGATGCCATACTGGGGAATAGTGATGGCTTGAGGTTGTTTCAGGGCTTGTTAGAGAAGGTAGCCGCATTAGCGTAG
- a CDS encoding NfeD family protein, producing the protein MPSLTLIWLLAGAVLCLMELFLPSAFVALMMGISAFVVALLSGLGLGSVWLQVLVWLLFSTFLIVLSRRFLQPRRRKSKIQDAVIAETLTEILPGKKGRVLYEGNSWQARCDDDKFTVPPHQRVYVVRREGTTLIVIPENLLNS; encoded by the coding sequence ATGCCAAGTTTGACCTTAATCTGGCTTTTGGCAGGAGCAGTTTTATGTCTTATGGAACTGTTCTTACCATCGGCGTTTGTCGCCCTCATGATGGGAATTAGCGCTTTTGTCGTGGCGCTACTGTCTGGACTGGGTTTGGGAAGTGTATGGTTGCAAGTTTTAGTTTGGTTATTATTTTCCACATTCCTAATTGTGCTTTCTCGTCGCTTTTTGCAACCACGACGACGCAAATCGAAAATTCAGGATGCTGTCATAGCTGAAACCTTAACAGAAATTCTGCCTGGGAAAAAAGGGCGGGTGTTGTATGAGGGAAATTCTTGGCAAGCACGATGTGACGATGACAAATTCACCGTACCACCCCATCAAAGAGTTTATGTAGTTAGGAGAGAAGGTACCACTTTGATTGTGATACCAGAAAATTTGTTGAATTCTTAG
- a CDS encoding HlyD family efflux transporter periplasmic adaptor subunit has product MTQLNGNHLNGNQKNGVKQDSSVLTKQQKAAQASLINSSAQEFEQSVVLRQSPVWSRTIMITLMGLACFGIAWAYFAKIEQVVPATGQLKPEGTVKDVQAPVSGVVKTVNVKDGQEVKPGDLLLTFDSIASVAELNSLNKIRVALIKENQIYRRLMSVSNATGTELLYLRGNLPQETAFLLKSRAALVAENDLLRTQLRNSGQDSTLGIDEQQRLQVAKKELDSRSAAAELEVEKTKKQLSQNQFKLEDSKSSLAIQEGILAKLKILSEEGGISQLQYLNQQQEVQNRTAEVAQLGEEQKRLEFDIQKGQQELSNTVAVSDKNILDKIADNKQRIATIDSQFMKVILDNEQRLADVNSKISQSQLNVKYQELRAPVAGTVFDLQAKNPGFVATPTTKLLQIVPNEKYIAEVFITNKDIGFVRKGMKADIRIDSFPYSEFGDIKGEVIGIGSDALPPDQTHQFYRFPAKLRLDKQSLVIKGKTVNLQSGMSISGNIKVREERTVLSLFTELFTKQVDTLKEVR; this is encoded by the coding sequence ATGACTCAACTTAATGGGAATCACCTCAACGGCAATCAGAAAAATGGAGTCAAGCAAGATTCATCCGTACTTACAAAACAACAGAAAGCGGCTCAAGCGTCTTTAATTAACTCAAGCGCTCAGGAATTTGAGCAATCAGTTGTCTTGCGCCAATCTCCAGTTTGGTCGCGGACAATCATGATTACTCTCATGGGGCTAGCCTGTTTTGGAATTGCTTGGGCTTATTTTGCCAAAATTGAGCAAGTAGTGCCAGCAACAGGGCAATTAAAGCCAGAAGGAACAGTCAAAGATGTTCAGGCTCCTGTTAGTGGAGTGGTGAAAACAGTTAATGTTAAAGATGGACAAGAAGTTAAACCAGGAGATTTGTTGCTAACTTTTGATTCCATCGCTTCCGTTGCCGAATTAAATTCTTTAAATAAAATTCGCGTTGCATTAATTAAAGAAAACCAGATTTATCGCCGATTGATGAGTGTAAGTAACGCCACAGGAACGGAACTGTTATATTTGCGCGGTAATTTACCACAAGAAACTGCTTTTCTGCTGAAAAGTCGGGCAGCCTTAGTAGCAGAAAATGACTTATTACGGACTCAATTAAGAAATTCTGGACAAGATTCTACACTCGGAATTGATGAGCAACAACGTCTCCAGGTTGCCAAAAAAGAATTAGATTCTCGGTCTGCTGCGGCAGAATTAGAAGTAGAAAAAACTAAGAAACAACTTAGTCAAAATCAATTTAAACTGGAAGATAGTAAATCAAGTTTAGCTATTCAAGAGGGGATTTTAGCTAAACTGAAGATATTATCAGAAGAAGGTGGTATTTCTCAACTTCAGTATCTCAACCAGCAACAAGAAGTACAAAACCGCACTGCGGAAGTAGCACAACTAGGTGAGGAACAAAAACGTCTAGAATTTGATATCCAAAAAGGGCAACAAGAGTTAAGCAATACGGTAGCTGTTTCTGATAAAAACATTTTGGATAAAATAGCTGATAACAAACAACGTATTGCCACAATTGATAGCCAATTCATGAAAGTTATCCTAGATAACGAACAGCGTTTGGCAGATGTCAATAGTAAAATCTCCCAATCACAATTAAACGTTAAATACCAAGAACTTCGTGCGCCTGTAGCTGGAACAGTTTTCGATTTACAAGCTAAAAATCCTGGGTTTGTAGCGACTCCAACGACAAAATTGCTGCAAATCGTCCCGAATGAAAAGTATATTGCTGAAGTTTTTATCACTAACAAAGATATCGGTTTTGTCCGCAAAGGGATGAAAGCGGATATCAGAATTGACTCCTTTCCTTACAGCGAGTTTGGCGATATCAAAGGAGAAGTTATTGGCATAGGGTCAGACGCATTACCGCCAGATCAAACACATCAGTTTTATAGGTTTCCGGCAAAACTCCGTCTAGATAAACAATCCTTAGTAATTAAGGGTAAAACCGTCAATTTGCAATCAGGTATGTCAATCAGTGGCAATATCAAAGTACGCGAAGAACGGACTGTGTTGAGTTTATTCACTGAGTTGTTTACCAAGCAAGTTGATACTCTCAAAGAGGTACGTTGA